A window of the Thermococcus sp. M39 genome harbors these coding sequences:
- a CDS encoding M14 family zinc carboxypeptidase: MKEALFHLITYEKVKVAVESSGWEYEIVGKSVLDKNIYHVKIGNGKVKILIVAGIHGTEPAPVNACVVLMEALKERYPMNYNFEKLENVELHIIPLANPDGFQRNYELFKAKNFEPHWSHVWEEARRNANGEDLNRDFMYLSQPETRAIHEVFNKVKPHLVLDLHEFYAKGGCPPKWADETEGFLSTITDTPYNWVNEGIRLISEKVANEIAKALPWRPKMRHFMAEAQEFPIVPNNVLGSHVPFEGSAKVLVESWGVGLAGYLMSDRVSVHLNAILTAIEYAEENPEKFLKVREEWEKEEMKVGREYKGFRITGREVEKAAQLLRCHGIEFERDKDALVVKMPQKMGRMAILLLDREHWYNQELKKRKKGPFTVDKFFDVKVETIR; the protein is encoded by the coding sequence ATGAAAGAGGCACTGTTTCATTTAATTACTTATGAAAAAGTGAAAGTTGCTGTTGAATCCTCTGGATGGGAATACGAAATTGTTGGAAAGAGTGTTTTAGATAAGAACATCTACCATGTCAAAATTGGAAATGGAAAAGTAAAGATACTCATTGTGGCAGGCATTCATGGAACTGAACCAGCTCCAGTAAATGCATGCGTTGTTCTAATGGAGGCCTTGAAAGAGAGATATCCAATGAACTATAACTTTGAGAAACTAGAAAACGTGGAGCTTCACATAATTCCCCTAGCAAATCCTGATGGATTTCAGAGAAACTATGAGCTATTTAAAGCAAAAAATTTTGAGCCTCACTGGAGCCATGTATGGGAGGAGGCAAGAAGAAATGCTAATGGGGAGGATTTGAACAGGGACTTCATGTATTTAAGCCAGCCAGAGACGAGAGCAATTCACGAAGTCTTCAACAAAGTTAAACCCCATTTGGTTCTTGATTTACATGAGTTCTACGCTAAAGGTGGCTGTCCGCCCAAGTGGGCAGATGAAACTGAAGGATTCCTCTCAACGATAACAGATACCCCATACAACTGGGTTAATGAGGGCATTAGATTGATTTCAGAAAAAGTTGCCAATGAAATAGCAAAGGCACTTCCATGGAGACCAAAAATGAGGCACTTTATGGCTGAAGCTCAAGAATTCCCAATAGTTCCCAACAATGTCTTAGGATCGCATGTTCCATTTGAGGGATCTGCAAAAGTGCTCGTTGAGAGCTGGGGTGTTGGACTAGCTGGCTACCTTATGAGTGACAGGGTTAGTGTTCACTTAAACGCTATTCTTACAGCAATAGAGTACGCAGAAGAAAATCCAGAAAAGTTTCTGAAAGTTAGGGAAGAGTGGGAAAAGGAGGAAATGAAAGTTGGAAGGGAATATAAGGGGTTTAGGATAACAGGAAGAGAAGTTGAAAAAGCAGCGCAGCTCTTAAGGTGTCATGGCATTGAGTTCGAAAGAGATAAAGATGCATTAGTTGTGAAGATGCCTCAGAAGATGGGAAGAATGGCAATTCTGCTTCTGGACAGAGAGCACTGGTACAATCAGGAGCTCAAGAAGAGAAAGAAGGGTCCGTTTACAGTTGACAAATTCTTTGATGTGAAAGTTGAAACAATAAGGTGA
- a CDS encoding GNAT family N-acetyltransferase, which yields MIRRAETEDIEDIVNFMIKCFRTYREWGLNREKFLTWLKCDDGVKLENIFLYEENGKIASMIQIVEREVKIGEDFLKCAGIANVCTAPEFRGRGIAKNLMSAVIQEIDKNYEISALFAGYGEIAHSIYQKYGFKDSYFTEYGIAVEQQLKEIEKSSYVREAAIGDAKDILRLYESRISNLGGVIKRDAEYIAEKFIKRTFWHTFFYSKEKGNALVFDDGKIRGYTFIMKGTLPGFCIVREVVGEDLEITWALLKAATEKMKAKSLVIYAPREELESLNVEIFRKPESYMFRNFEVENAYIFYSDRW from the coding sequence ATGATAAGGAGAGCAGAAACAGAAGACATAGAGGACATAGTGAATTTCATGATAAAATGCTTTAGAACGTATAGAGAGTGGGGTCTAAACAGGGAGAAATTTTTGACATGGCTGAAGTGTGACGATGGCGTTAAGCTTGAGAACATTTTCCTCTATGAAGAAAATGGCAAAATTGCTTCAATGATTCAAATAGTGGAGAGAGAAGTCAAAATTGGTGAGGATTTCTTAAAGTGTGCTGGAATAGCAAATGTATGTACTGCTCCAGAATTCCGAGGTAGAGGGATAGCGAAGAATTTGATGAGTGCGGTTATACAAGAAATAGACAAAAATTATGAAATTTCAGCACTCTTTGCAGGTTATGGAGAAATAGCTCATTCGATATATCAGAAATACGGCTTTAAAGACTCTTATTTCACGGAATACGGGATTGCTGTAGAACAGCAACTTAAGGAAATTGAGAAAAGCTCCTATGTTAGGGAGGCAGCTATAGGGGATGCAAAGGATATCCTTAGGCTTTATGAAAGCAGAATATCGAATCTGGGAGGAGTAATCAAAAGGGATGCAGAGTATATAGCGGAGAAATTCATAAAGAGGACTTTTTGGCACACATTTTTTTATTCCAAGGAAAAGGGGAATGCACTTGTCTTTGATGATGGAAAAATTAGAGGTTACACCTTTATTATGAAAGGCACTTTGCCAGGGTTTTGCATTGTAAGGGAAGTTGTAGGAGAAGATTTAGAAATAACATGGGCACTTCTTAAAGCTGCCACTGAAAAAATGAAGGCTAAAAGTTTGGTGATTTATGCCCCGAGGGAGGAGTTAGAGTCTCTAAATGTGGAGATTTTTAGAAAGCCTGAAAGCTACATGTTCAGGAATTTTGAAGTCGAAAACGCTTACATCTTCTATTCGGACAGGTGGTAG
- a CDS encoding SIS domain-containing protein: protein MIEEYYNIINELLKRIMEEEKENIEKAAEILAESIKEGGILHVIGAGHSAMLGEELFYRAGGLALVNPILDTDINISHGAEKSTAMEKIEGYARILLKTAKVQKCDVVMVVSTSGVNQFPVEAALTAKELGAKTIGITAVEYSKSLTPKNKFGKRLFEVVDLVIDNKVPPGDAVLSIEGFEMKVAPVSTITNCFIANTIVALTVKKLVKEGIRPPVWISAHLPRAEEHNSKLFERYGNRIKLF from the coding sequence ATGATTGAGGAATATTATAACATAATTAATGAACTACTTAAAAGAATCATGGAGGAGGAAAAAGAGAACATTGAAAAAGCTGCAGAAATCCTCGCAGAGAGCATTAAAGAAGGTGGAATACTGCATGTAATTGGAGCTGGACACTCAGCAATGCTAGGGGAGGAGCTTTTTTACAGGGCTGGTGGGTTAGCGCTGGTTAATCCAATCCTTGATACTGATATAAACATCTCTCACGGTGCTGAAAAGTCAACAGCAATGGAGAAAATAGAGGGATATGCAAGAATTTTGCTCAAAACAGCGAAAGTCCAAAAATGCGATGTAGTGATGGTAGTCTCAACTTCAGGTGTCAATCAGTTTCCCGTAGAGGCAGCTTTAACTGCAAAAGAGCTGGGGGCCAAGACAATAGGAATAACCGCTGTGGAATACTCGAAGAGCTTAACTCCAAAGAACAAGTTTGGAAAGAGGCTTTTTGAAGTTGTAGACTTAGTAATTGATAACAAAGTTCCTCCCGGAGATGCAGTGCTGAGCATAGAGGGCTTTGAGATGAAGGTTGCCCCAGTTTCAACGATAACTAACTGCTTCATAGCCAACACGATAGTAGCTTTAACGGTTAAAAAGCTCGTTAAGGAAGGCATTAGACCGCCAGTATGGATAAGCGCTCATTTGCCTAGAGCTGAGGAACACAACTCAAAGCTCTTCGAGAGATATGGGAACAGAATAAAGCTGTTCTGA